The following coding sequences lie in one Aspergillus puulaauensis MK2 DNA, chromosome 3, nearly complete sequence genomic window:
- the pgmA gene encoding phosphoglucomutase PGM2 (COG:G;~EggNog:ENOG410PHM1;~InterPro:IPR036900,IPR016055,IPR005846,IPR005845, IPR005844,IPR005843,IPR005841,IPR016066;~PFAM:PF00408,PF02879,PF02878,PF02880;~go_function: GO:0000287 - magnesium ion binding [Evidence IEA];~go_function: GO:0016868 - intramolecular transferase activity, phosphotransferases [Evidence IEA];~go_process: GO:0005975 - carbohydrate metabolic process [Evidence IEA];~go_process: GO:0071704 - organic substance metabolic process [Evidence IEA]): MSVQTVSIQPFGDQKPGTSGLRKKVKVFQQENYTESFITSTLLSIPEGAQDAFLVIGGDGRYYNSDAIQKIAKIGAAYGVKKLIVGQNGILSTPAASNLIRRRKATGGILLTASHNPGGPENDFGIKYNLTNGAPAPEQVTNKIYEVSKSLTSYKYIDLPEVDTTTIGTRSYGPLEVEIVHSTEDYVDMTKEIFDFDLIRSFLKKHPDFKVLFDGMHGVTGPYGVDIFVNELGLPASSTMNCVPKPDFGGGHPDPNLVYAHELVEAVDKNNIHFGAASDGDGDRNMIYGANTFVSPGDSLAIIAHHAKLIPWFKKHGVDGLARSMPTSGAVDLVAKAQGLQSYEVPTGWKFFCNLFDNKKMSICGEESFGTGSNHIREKDGVWAIVAWLNIIAGVAEQKPNETPSIASIQQEFWQIYGRTFFTRYDYENVDSDGANKLIGALSEKAVDNKDSFVGSIVSGRKVVDSGNFAYTDLDGSVTKNQGLYVKFDDGSRLVVRLSGTGSSGATIRLYIEKYEKDASKGQLPTQEYLKDNVALALGLLKFKDFVGREEPDVKT, encoded by the exons caccctcctctccatccccgaaGGCGCTCAGGACGCTTTCCTCGTCATCGGTGGCGACGGTCGCTACTACAACTCTGACGCCATCCAGAAGATCGCCAAAATCGGTGCCGCCTATGGAgtgaagaagctcattgTTGGCCAGAACGGCATTCTCAGTACCCCAGCTGCTAGCAACTTGATTCGCAGGAGGAAGGCCACCGGCGGTATTCTACTGACTGCTAGTCACAACCCTGGCG GTCCCGAAAACGACTTTGGTATCAAGTACAACCTCACCAATGGCGCACCCGCCCCCGAACAAGTCACCAACAAGATCTACGAAGTCTCCAAGTCCCTCACCTCCTACAAATACATTGACCTTCCTGAGGTCGACACCACCACGATTGGCACCCGCAGCTATGGCCCCCTCGAGGTCGAGATCGTGCACTCAACCGAAGACTACGTGGACATGACGAAGGAGATATTCGATTTCGACCTGATCAGAAGCTTCCTGAAGAAGCACCCTGATTTCAAGGTCCTTTTCGACGGTATGCACGGTGTGACTGGCCCGTACGGTGTTGACATCTTTGTCAACGAGCTCGGCCTccccgccagcagcaccatGAACTGCGTTCCCAAGCCCGACTTTGGCGGCGGCCACCCCGACCCCAACCTCGTTTACGCAcacgagctcgtcgaggccgtcgacaagaacaacatccACTTCGGCGCTGCCAgtgacggtgatggtgacCGCAACATGATCTACGGTGCCAACACTTTCGTCTCTCCCGGTGACAgtctcgccatcatcgcccacCACGCGAAGCTTATCCCCTGGTTCAAGAAGCACGGCGTCGACGGTCTTGCCCGGTCCATGCCCACGTCCGGTGCTGTTGACCTAGTTGCCAAGGCCCAGGGTCTCCAGAGTTACGAAGTACCCACTGGCTGGAAGTTCTTCTGCAACCTCTTCGACAACAAGAAGATGTCCATCTGCGGAGAGGAGAGTTTCGGCACAGGTAGCAACCACATCCGCGAGAAGGACGGTGTTTGGGCTATCGTTGCCTGGCTAAACATCATCGCCGGTGTCGCTGAGCAGAAGCCCAACGAAACACCcagcatcgcctccatcCAGCAAGAATTCTGGCAGATCTACGGCCGTACCTTCTTCACCCGCTACGACTACGAGAACGTCGACTCCGACGGTGCCAACAAGCTCATTGGCGCTCTCAGCGAGAAGGCCGTCGACAACAAGGACTCCTTCGTCGGCAGCATTGTCTCCGGCCGCAAGGTCGTCGACTCAGGGAACTTCGCTTACACTGACCTCGACGGCAGCGTGACCAAGAACCAGGGATTGTACGTCAAGTTCGACGACGGCAGCCGGCTTGTCGTCCGTCTGTCTGGAACCGGAAGCAGCGGTGCCACTATCCGTCTATATATCGAGAAGTATGAGAAGGACGCCAGCAAGGGCCAGCTGCCCACGCAGGAGTATCTCAAGGATAATGTCGCCTTGGCACTCGGTCTGCTCAAGTTCAAGGACTTTGTTGGCCGTGAGGAGCCTGATGTTAAGACTTAG